TCGGCAACAAATTATTTATGTAACAATGAAACAATGGTACTTTGTAACATACACTGTTCCCGAATCGTAAGGAATGAAAAAGAGTTGTTTACCTCATCCAAAATTCGACCAGTGTACCAAAGTGATTCTCATAGCGCTTGAAAAACGAATTTGTACTTTCTGATCGCTGTGTTGTTCTTAATATGCAGCCCAAGGCAAGGTCACGATGGTAGGCAGGAATCCAATGGTGTCTGTCGTCGAACAttgtagtcaaccaatcattatctTCCAGCTGGAAATCTGAAATGACCTTCTGCCACTTCTCTTCGAACTCCGACGGCTCCATATCAGGGTCCCAAACAACAGCGTTGAAGCGAGCAAGGAAGTCCGTGTCTCTGCAGAGTGCTGAACCAACTTTGTCCGTGATCTTTTGtgtaatatgccacatacaataacgATGCCTAGCTGTCTTGAAAACATAAGGGAAAGCCTGTTGTATGCCAGTCATAATGAAACAGCAAGTCAGAACGTGATATTGACCAGTAATAGGGAAAGAGCAAGTGAGTAAATTATATGTTAGTAATTTAGTTACAGTAATATTGTTATTGAATAACCTTGTAAAAGAGGAAGAGATGGAACAGTGGTAGTTGGAGTCAGAAAGTTGTGGTACAATAAATTTAAGTAAgtctgttacagtaacattgtcaCACTATTACCTTCTTTATGGCAGGGCATTGATCCGTGATCATGAACTGCGGCTCTTTTTGTCCCATGGCAGTCAAGAAATGCTGAAAGGTCCATTGGAAGGAGATGTCATCCTCGTGTGGTGATCAACACCGACTTTCTGTGGTGATTAACACCTGtgaatggtgtaaaaaccatatcatacttgttgGTTCCGTAAGTAGGGTCGAAGCTCACAACATCCCCAAAGAATGAGTAGTTTCTAATACATGTAGCATCAGCCCAAAAGAACTTTGTTAGACGGTTTTGCGGATCAACATCATAGGCAAAGTAGAACTGGGGTTGGGTCACTTTGAGTTTCTCGAGTCGATCGATGAAAAGGTCAGCATCTCTTAACCCAATGTAGCACTTGATATCTctttgaaagttcttaaaatctatcaatgTAGCACCGATATTTTCATACCCATTGATAAGTTCCTTAACCTGTCTAAAGGTCAACCCAGCGCCAATATTCAACTTGGAGTTGTCCAAGATAAGCGTCTTCTGGAACATATCAAGGGATCGTGAAATCTTATCGAGATCTCTGTTACAGACAGAGGTTAGACGATGATTGTGGACTTCAGAAAACTCGTCAATCATAGTTGGGCCATCAAGGCCATGTAGAAGGGCAAATCTGACGTACGCTCGGCATCCAATTCTTGTGATTTTAACTCGCCGTGTAACTGTAATAGCTGTGGACGAACCATCACCCATATTCTCATCATCCTTGGTTCTGTGACGCTGTTTCGGTTTATATTCCCTGAACCCTTGACGGTTGCAGACTACGAATTTTTGGTGTGCAACACCACCTCCTAGTGTTTTCGTACTGTGCTTCCGAGGGGTAAATCCACATGCCCGAGCATAAACCTCGTAGAACTTGATTCCAGCCTCAAGGGAGGCGAAAACTGCACCAATGGTAGGTCTAAACTTGTGCTAAACCACACGCATCCAGCGCTCACTTCCATTAGGCGTGTGAGACAGAACAAGCTGATTATTTGGTTGAGGACTGGGTTGCTCTTGGACAATTGGCGTAGAATGGGGTTGAGTGACAAGATTTGAGTCTCATGTAATACAAAAAGGAAAATACGAGTATTAGTGACCTGAAATACAACGGTGGTATTACAAAGagtaacattgttacagtaaTACTAGTACTATGACAATGTAGTGACATAAGGATGGACGGGAGAACAGGAATGTGCGAAGAGGCTGGACTACAATTTAGAACAAGAAACTAAAGTACATTGAAGTAACAAATGAACCGAGGGACGTccgaagtggtacaagatatgttATATGTGCAATGGAAAATGAATATATGTGATTGTGTTACTGATAACATTGATATTGTAACAAGTCGAGCACAGTAAGCATTGACAAAGAGAACAGGAATATACTGAGACGGGGAACAAATATAGAAGACAGGAAAAGAGgtcaaatataatgaaatttgaccGAATTTGAACGAGAAAATCAACAAATACAAGGAAATTTGACCTAATATTTAAGACAAAAGCAACTACGAGTATAATCAAAGGAAAGGAGACCGTAAATTGAAGTAGAAGTGAACGgatttcattaaaattgaagcaaacataaaatcgattaacctaaaaCACTGAAAAGCAACAGAATAAAGACAAATATAATCAAAATTGACGGAATGTGACGATAAAGCAAATGCGATTGTAAGCGAAGCAGAGGAGAAACGCAAATATGAAAATTCGATAggaaaaacaacaaatacaaggatatttCACCTAATATTTAAGAGAAAAGCAAATACGAGAATAATCAAAGGAAAGGACACCGTAAAATTGAAGTAGAAGTGAACGgatttcattaaaattgaagcaaacataaaatcgattaacctaaaaaactgaaaagcaacggaataatgaaattacaatagCGAATGATCAGCGACATAGAATCCAGATGAAATCGCGAAAAGGAAAACTGAAAACGAAAGGATTACGGAAATTACCTGTTTGCATGTTAATGTCGGTAGAATCTGCATCCATTGTAGCAACGAGAACCTGGAAAATAGACGAATTTGATTGATTTGTGAATGAATTGATAAAAGCGAGTAAAAAACAGGAACCTAGGGTTTGTTTGCTTGATTCAGAGGATTATTTTGActtagagagagagatagagaaagCGAGGGAAAGAGACggaggagagagaaagtgaaacTGAATTATGAGGGGGAGGTTTGAATTCTTAGCTTTTATAGGTTTGttataatttctgagatttaatcACAGCCGTTTATTAGGAGTAGATCTAATGGATGAGATTAAAatgctagactcacctaagatacctagactcacttgatgcaatttctatatatatatatatatatatatatatatatatatatatatatatatatatatatatatatatatatatatatatatatatagagtcgggatccgatgagaactcctaaatatttgaggattgagtaacgaatgaaatatcacaccatatacaaaacaatatcgcgaGGAAAATTGACAAACAAAACCACCTAAAACTCCCAAAATCAGTCAATCGTTTCTCTCTCTAGGAAatccaaaatcaatcaaaaacatTACAAACAAAAATATGTCACAATCCTCTCAAAAATCTCACTGAAAATCTTCGAAAACCTAAAAATTCAAACACGATTTCAACTGTATTTCAACATCCTAGAGTTATTCATTCATTAGATTGAATACTCTCACTAGAAATCAATCGTTGAGGTACATATGTTTCTCGTTTTCTTTCATTTTTGCGATTTTATTTCAACTTATGTAGTGTTAAATTGATTTTACATGTTAATTTTGTTCGAAATTATTGTATGTATGTTGAATTACCTGAATTTGATTGgattaaatcaaaaaaattgaactaaTCGTCAAGTTATTTAGTGTACTTTCATGTTCTTGCTGTAAATTTCTAAATATCTtacttataaatgattttaaacgTTTTTCGTTCATAATATCGACACATTGAATCAATTACTATCATCAATTGAAGTTGTAGTTATTTATAAGATGTCTTTTTTGTTTTAAtcgctaaaattagggtttaatattgatcgattgtgaaaaatagggttcaacattgtttaattgtgaaaTTTAAGGTTTCATATTGTTTTaatcgcgaaaattagggtttaacattgtttaattgtgcaaaattacagcttcatatgatagaattgaag
The Silene latifolia isolate original U9 population chromosome 11, ASM4854445v1, whole genome shotgun sequence genome window above contains:
- the LOC141613325 gene encoding protein FAR1-RELATED SEQUENCE 5-like gives rise to the protein MDADSTDINMQTVFASLEAGIKFYEVYARACGFTPRKHSTKTLGGGVAHQKFVVCNRQGFREYKPKQRHRTKDDENMGDGSSTAITVTRRVKITRIGCRAYVRFALLHGLDGPTMIDEFSEVHNHRLTSVCNRDLDKISRSLDMFQKTLILDNSKLNIGAGLTFRQVKELINGYENIGATLIDFKNFQRDIKCYIGLRDADLFIDRLEKLKVTQPQFYFAYDVDPQNRLTKFFWADATCIRNYSFFGDVVSFDPTYGTNKYDMVFTPFTGVNHHRKSVLITTRG